The genome window TTGAGTCAGCACTGCGGCGCGGAGCGCCTCCGTTGAGGGTGGCGGCGGGGGCATGGACGGAGCACCCAACGCCACATTGGGTGCGCTGGTCGCCCCAGCGTCACGTCCGCAGCATCGGCGGGTACAGCAGCTCCGCCTTCCCCCGCCGGTACAGCTGGGCCGGGCGGCCGCCGTCGCGGGTGGTCGTGCGGCCGGTCGGGGACAGCAGGCCCTCGGTTCCCGTGACCTTGCGGTGGAAGTTGCGCGGGTCCAGCCGCGTGTCCCAGACCAGCTCGTACACCCGCCGCAGCTCCGCCACCGTGAACTCCGGGGCGCAGAACGCCGTGGCCAGCGGTGAGTACTCCAGCTTCGCGCGCGCACGCTCGAGACCGTCGGCCAGGATGCGGTCGTGGTCGAACGCCAGCCGCTCGGCCGCCAGCGAGCGGACCGGCGCCCAGCGGGCCTCGGCCGCGTCCGTGCCGGCGGACGGCGCCGGCAGGTCCGGCGCCAGCGCGAGGTAGGCGATCGTGACGACCCGCAGGCGCGGGTCGCGGCCCGGTGCCCCGTAGCCGGCCAGCTGTTCGATGTGGACGGTCCCCGGCGCCAGTCCCGTCTCCTCCGCCAGCTCCCGCCGCGCCGCGTCCGAAAGGTCCTCGTCGGCCCGGACGAACCCGCCCGGCAGTGCCCACTCTCCTTCGTGCGGTGCGACTCCGCGCCGCACCACCAGCGCGCACAGCTCGCCCCCGGTCAGGGTGAGCACGACGAGGTCGACGGTGACGGCGAACGGAGGGTGACCCATGCCACCACCCTACCTCTTAATCGTCATCTTGACGATTAAGGGCTCGACCCCATATCGTCATCACGACGATAAGAGGAGGGCCCATGGCCGACATCGACCGCCGCTTCGGGTTCCGGCACCTGCGGGGCGCCCCGACCGTGCACATCCGCCACTTCCGCCGCGGCAAGCTCGCGCACGACGGCGTGGGGCTGTCGTTCTGGTACCGGCCGCTCACCGCGGTCATCTCGGAGGTGCCCGTCGACGACCGCGAACTGCCGCTGCTGTTCCACGCCCGCACGGCCGACTACCAGGACGTCACCGTCCAGCTCGCGCTGACGTTCCGGATCGAGGACCCGGCGCTGGCCGCGCAGCGGATCGACTTCTCCGTCGACCCGGGCACGGGCCGCTGGCGGGGTGATCCCCTCGCCCAGATCAGCGGGCTGCTCACCGAGAACGTCCAGCAGTACGCCGTCGAGGTCCTGACGCGCACGCCGCTGGAAATCGCGCTGGTCGACGGCGTGAGCGCGGTCCGTGACCGGATCCGCGCCGGGCTCGCCGAGGGCGACACCCGGCTCGCGCAGACCGGCTCGGCCGTCGTCGACGTCCGCGTCGTCGCCATCCGCGCCGAGCCGGAGGTCGAGAAGGCGCTGCAGACGACCGCACGCGAAAAGGTCCAGCAGGAGGCCGACCGGGCGACCTACGAGCGGCGCGCCCTCGCCGTCGAACGCGAACGCGCGATCGGCGAAAACGAGCTGCAGAACCAGATCGAGCTGGCCCGGCGCGAGGAGCAGCTGCTCACCCAGCGCGGCGCGAACGCCCGGCGGCAGGCCGAGGAAGCCGCCGCGGCCAGCCGGATCGAGACCGAGGCGCAGGCGTCGCGCAAGGAACGCCTGACGCAGGTCGAAGCCGACGGCAAGCGGGCGCTCGGCGAGGCCGAGGCGGCGGGCGAGGCCGCGCGGCTGGCCGCGTACCGCGACCTGCCGGAAGGCGTGCTCACCGGGCTGGCGCTCAAGGAACTGGCCGGGAACCTGCCGAAGATCGACAGCCTCACGGTGACCCCGGACCTGCTCGCCCCGCTGCTGACCAAGCTCGGCGTCCGGTCGTGAGCCTCGCCCCGCGCGTCGTGCTGGTGCACCGGCGCACCGAACTCGACGAACTGCTGGCGCGGCACGGCACGCGCGGCCAGGCGGAGTTCTTCCTGCGCACGCGCGGCCGCGACCTCGCCGAGGTGACCGGCGCGGACGCCGCCCTGCGTGCCGCGCTGAAGACGGCGTCGGCGGCCATTCCCCTGGACTGGCGCCGCGGCGAGGTCGAACGCGCGGACCTCGACCGGTTCCTGTTCACGCCGGAGGACATCGTCGTCGTGGTCGGCCAGGACGGGCTGATCGCCAACGTGGCCAAGTACCTCGACGGGCAGCCGGTGATCGGGGTGGCGCCGGCGCGGCCCGGCGTCCTCGTCAAGCACCCGCCGGCCGCGGTGGCGGATCTCGTGCGGGGCACCGGGGACGTCGAGCACCGGACGATGGCGGAGCTCACCGCCGACGACGGGCAGCGGCTGCTGGCGCTCAACGAGATCTACCTCGGGCACGCCGGGCACCAGACGGCCCGCTACCGGCTGGGGGTCGGTGGCGGGCCGCGGGAACGCCAGGCGTCGTCGGGGATCCTCGTCGGGACCGGCACCGGGGCGACCGGCTGGTGCGGCTCGGTGTGGCGCGAACGCCACAGCGGGCTGCGCCTGCCCGGCCCCGGCGAGGCCCGGCTGGTCTGGTTCGTGCGGGAAGCCTGGCCGTCGCCCTCGACCGGCACCGAGCACACCGAGGGCGAGCTGACCGGGACGCCGCTGACCGTGGAGGTCGAATCCGACCGCCTGGTCGCGTTCGGCGACGGCCTCGAAGCCGACACGGTCGCCCTCACCCGGGGCCAGACCGCCACGTTCGTCCCGGCCGCGAAGACCGTGCGGCTGGTGCGGTGACCGCCGGTCCGGCACACCGAGGGGGCGTGCCGGACCGGCGGATCTCACGTGCCGTAGCGGGTTTTGACGATCGACGGCGTGTCGAGGTTGCGGCCCGCGTCCATGCTCTGGGCCAGCCGGAGGTACTGCCCTTCGGCCCACATCAGCGGACCGGCGCTGCCGGTCGGGCGGCCGAGCCCGAAGCACCCGACGTCACCGCGGTCCCAGACCTGTTCGGGCACGAAGTACCCGTCGTTGGCCGAATCCGCCATCGACTTGAGGTACACCGCGGCCGAGCGGCCGTTGGCCAGTTCGTACTGGCCGCGCTCCCCCGACAGCACCGGCCACAGCCGCCCGAACCGCTGGCTCCCGCCGGCCGGCCACCCGTTGCAGGTCGCGGTGCTCTCGCCGTAGTTGTCGTGCGGGTAGCGGTGGAAGTAGACGTCGCCGTTGGGCAGCGTCACCTGCATCGCCGAGTTGCCGTCGGACGCCGCCGCGGTCGGGGCGAGCGAGTTCGCGATCGTGGCGTCCCCGGCCGGGCGGATCCCGAGCCGCACGAGGTCGAGGAAGCCGAAGTCGGTCACGTCGTGTTCGTAGAAGCAGCCTTCGTCGAAGCAGATCGTCGCGCCGTCGTTGGGGTTGCCGGCGCGGTCGAGTCGTTCGTAGTAGGTGTGGCCGCCCCAGTAGCCGGACGTCGTCACCGTCCAGCCGGCCAGGGAATTGCGCCAGGAGTCCGCTGTGGACTCCCACGAGGACGCGCTCGCGGTGTCGCCGTTGGCCCGGGCGATGGCCCCCGCGGCGATCAGCCCGGCGACCTCGGCCGCCACCGACGACGGCGACTTGCCGTACTGCTCCTCCCACCGTTCGGTGGTGTCGGGGCCGGTCGCGACGATGTGGTTCGCGGTCGTCTTGACCTTGGCGTAGGTCGAGCTGTCGGTGAGGCCGGTCAGCCAGGCGAGCAGGATGGCGTCGGCGTCCTGGTCGAGCTGTTCGCAGCAGCCGAGCTGCTGGGCGCTCGCGCCGGCGACGCCGGAAACGGGGCTGTAGCGCGGGAACGAGCCGGCCGGGTAGGTCGTGCCGTCGCCCGCGGTCGGGCTGCCGATCCACTGGGAGTTCCAGAGGAACTGCGCCATTCGCTTGGCCTGCGCGCTGTCGCCGGCGGCCAGCAGGCCGGTCGCCTGCTGGTAGAGGTCGCGGCCCCAGACGCGGTGGTAGCCGTCGTTGAGGTGATCGCCGTTGGTGAAGTTGCCCCACGGCGTCGCCAGGCCCGCGACGCTCGCGCCCGGGTGCTGCTTGTCCTCGGCGGTCTTCAGGGCCATCGCGGCGACGTAGTACGCGCGCCGCCGTTGCGTGTCCCCGGAAACGCTCGCCGGGGCGGGCTTCAGGCCGGCG of Amycolatopsis solani contains these proteins:
- a CDS encoding glycoside hydrolase family 15 protein, with the translated sequence MIRWKAVLACAGVAVLLAGLGQGTALASGTATDCCGGGASWATGNKSALGTSTTAGSPVWFTVADGVTSEVFYPRADVPNTQDMQFVVTDGSTFVDLERDNTNHVVTMPDEKALQYTVTNTAKSGKYRITTDYVTDPARSTLVTRTRFQSLDGGSYRLYLLANPSMAGGGANDNAWWDGSGLLASGTETLFGGSSTTVVQALRVSTGFTAHDNGYAGAASDCLADLRADKNLTNQFDNVSGTGNVVQCGQIPVGADTTFTVALGFGATSAAASSAASGSLGSGFSSVSASYRGGWNSYVAGLKPAPASVSGDTQRRRAYYVAAMALKTAEDKQHPGASVAGLATPWGNFTNGDHLNDGYHRVWGRDLYQQATGLLAAGDSAQAKRMAQFLWNSQWIGSPTAGDGTTYPAGSFPRYSPVSGVAGASAQQLGCCEQLDQDADAILLAWLTGLTDSSTYAKVKTTANHIVATGPDTTERWEEQYGKSPSSVAAEVAGLIAAGAIARANGDTASASSWESTADSWRNSLAGWTVTTSGYWGGHTYYERLDRAGNPNDGATICFDEGCFYEHDVTDFGFLDLVRLGIRPAGDATIANSLAPTAAASDGNSAMQVTLPNGDVYFHRYPHDNYGESTATCNGWPAGGSQRFGRLWPVLSGERGQYELANGRSAAVYLKSMADSANDGYFVPEQVWDRGDVGCFGLGRPTGSAGPLMWAEGQYLRLAQSMDAGRNLDTPSIVKTRYGT
- a CDS encoding NUDIX hydrolase gives rise to the protein MGHPPFAVTVDLVVLTLTGGELCALVVRRGVAPHEGEWALPGGFVRADEDLSDAARRELAEETGLAPGTVHIEQLAGYGAPGRDPRLRVVTIAYLALAPDLPAPSAGTDAAEARWAPVRSLAAERLAFDHDRILADGLERARAKLEYSPLATAFCAPEFTVAELRRVYELVWDTRLDPRNFHRKVTGTEGLLSPTGRTTTRDGGRPAQLYRRGKAELLYPPMLRT
- a CDS encoding SPFH domain-containing protein; its protein translation is MADIDRRFGFRHLRGAPTVHIRHFRRGKLAHDGVGLSFWYRPLTAVISEVPVDDRELPLLFHARTADYQDVTVQLALTFRIEDPALAAQRIDFSVDPGTGRWRGDPLAQISGLLTENVQQYAVEVLTRTPLEIALVDGVSAVRDRIRAGLAEGDTRLAQTGSAVVDVRVVAIRAEPEVEKALQTTAREKVQQEADRATYERRALAVERERAIGENELQNQIELARREEQLLTQRGANARRQAEEAAAASRIETEAQASRKERLTQVEADGKRALGEAEAAGEAARLAAYRDLPEGVLTGLALKELAGNLPKIDSLTVTPDLLAPLLTKLGVRS